GTTCtacgagaaggtcatcaacccctacctacCGGAGGTGATGagacaccctcaaaccattgagatgcgtgagggggtgcttcACATCTGGGATGTTAAAGGACCAAAGAAGACCGGGAGCGTGGAGACCAGGCTCGAAGCGATGGAGCAGGAGATCTTCAggtgccaagggatggtggagcATGGACTCAACGCCAACAACTCCATGATCACGAAATTCACCTGTGATCACAAGCTGGACAATAAAAatattggggaggccatctttaAGCTTCACAAGCGGATTGGGCAACTTCAAGCTCAGATCTACGACCTATGTGTCTTACCGAAGCTTTGATCATAAGTATCACACGagagcaattgtgaaagactaaatgatggttgagtatgtgaacttgccCTATAGAAGCTCTCACATAGGCTCTTTCTGAcattatgataaattgcaattgcagCAATGAGTGAGATCATAGTTTGCTAGTTTTTAATGAAGTTTATggttcatactttaccttgtgacgAATTATCACTTTAGCAAGAGAATTTATATGACAATATATTGTTGttctaatgatgatgatgatgccctcatctctgtattttgttttatcgacacctctgtctctaaacatgtggtcatgattatcgatttcagctttcgcttgaggacaagtgaggtctaatcttgggggagttgatacgtccattttgcatcatgtttttatgttgatatttattgcattatgggttgttattacacttTAAGATACAattcttatgccttttctctcttattttacaagatttacatgaagagggagaatgccggcagctggaattctggaccggaaaggagcaaatctgagataCCTATTATGGAAAACTCCAAACGTCCTAAAACTTTAcagagaattgttttggaatatataaaaaatattgggcgaagaagtaccagaaggggacccaccaggtggccacaagcccgggggacacgccctaccccccagggtgcGCCCCTGAGCTTgtgggtgaaggaaatatgccctagaggcaataataaagttattatttatttccttatatcatgataaatgtttattattcatgctagaattgtattaaccggaaacatgatacatgtgtgaatacatagacaaacagagtgtcactagtatgcctctacttgactatctcgttgatcaaagatggttatgtttcctagccatagacatgagttgtcatttgattaacgggatcacatcattaggagaatgatgtgattgacttgacccattccgttagcttagcactcgatcgtttagtatgttgctattgctttcttcatgacttatacatgttcctatgactatgagattatgcaactcccgtttaccggaggaacactttgtgtgctaccaaagtcacaacgtaactgggtgattataaaggtgctctacaggtgcttccaaaggtacttgttgggttggcgtatttcgagattaggatttgtcactccgattgtcggagaggtatctctgggcccactcagtaatgcacatcactataagccttgcaagcattgtaactaatgagttagttgcaggatgatatattacggaacgagtaaagagacttgccggtaatgagattgaactaggtatcgagataccgacgatcgaatctcgggcaagtaacataccgatgacaaagggaacaacgtatgttgttatgcggtctgaccgataaagatcttcgtagaatatgtgggagccaatatgagcatccaggttccgctattggttattgaccggagaggtgtttcggtcatgtctacatagttctcgaacccgtagggtccgcacgcttaacgttacgatgacggttatattatgagtttatgtgttttgatgtaccgaaggagttcggagtcccggatgagatcgcggacatgacgaggagtcttgaaatggccgatacgtgaagatcgatatattggactagggaaggggccgcccccttccttctttctccttctcccttcccttctcctattccaacaaggaaaggagtagtcctactcccggtgggagtaggactccccccttggcgcgccctcctccttggccggcggcctcccccttgctcctttatatacgggggcaggggggcaccccataggcacaacaattgatcctttggatctcttagccgtgtgcggtgcccccctccaccatagtccacctcgataatatcgtagcggtgcttaggcgaatccctgcgtcggtagaacatcatcatcgtcaccacgccgtcgtgctgatgaaactctccctcaacactcggctggatcggagttcgagggacgtcatcgagctgaacgtgtgctgaacccggaggtgccgtgcgttcggtacttgatcggtcggatcgtgaagacgtacgactacatcaaccgcgttgtgcttacgcttccgctttcggtctacgagggtacatggacacactctcccctctcgttgctatgcatcaccttgatcttccatgtgcgtaggaaatttttgaaattactacgttccccaacagtggtatcagagcctggttttatgcgttgatgttatatgcatgaatagaacacaagtgagttgtgggcgatataagtcatactgcttaccagcatgtcatattttggttcagcggtattgtgagatgaagcggcccggatcgacattacgcgtacgcttacgcgagactggtttcaccgttgcgagcacttgatgcttaaaggtgactggcgggtgtctgtctctctcactttagttgaaccgagtatggctacgcccggtcctcgcgaaggttaaaacatcaccaagttgacaaactatcgttgtggttttgatgcgtaggtaagaacggttcttgctaagcccgtagcagccacgtaaaacttgcaacaacaaagtagaggacgtctaacttgtttttgcagggcatgttgtgatgtgatatggtcaagacatgatgctatattttattgtatgagatgatcatgttttgtaaccgagttatcgacaactggcaggagccatatggttgtcgctttattgtatgaaatgcaatcgccatgtaattgttttactttatcactaagcggtagcgatagtcgtaaaagcaatagttggcgagacgacaacgatgctacgatggagatcaaggtgtcgcgcgggtgacgatggtgatcatgacggtgctttggagatggagatcacaagcacaagatgatgatggccatatcatatcacttatattgattgcatgtgatgtttatcttttatgcatcttatcttgctttgattgacggtagcattataagatgatctctcactaaaatttcaagataaaagtgttctccctgagtatgcaccgttgcgaaagttcttcgtgctgagacaccacgtgatgatagggtgtgataggctctacgttcaaatacaacgggtgcaaaacagttgcacacgcggaatactcaggttaaacttgacgagcctagcatatgcagatatggcctcggaacatggagaccgaaaggtcgagcgtgaatcatatagtagataagatcaacatagtgatgttcaccattgaaactactccatctcacgtgatgatcggacatggtttagttgatatggatcacgtgatcacttagaggattagagggatgtctatctaagtgggagttcttaagtaatatgattaattgaacttaaatttatcatgaacttagtcctgatagtatttttgcaaattatgttgtagatcaatagctcgcgttgttgcttccctgtgtttaattttgatatgttcctagagaaaattatgttgaaagatgttagtagcaaagatgcggattggatccgtgatctgaggattatcctcattgctgcacagaagaattatgtccttgatgcaccgctaggtgacagacctattgcaggagcagatgcagacgttatgaacgtttggctggctcaatatgatgactacttgatagtttagtgcaccatgcttaacggcttagaatcgggacttcaaagacgttttgaacgtcatggaccatatgagatgttccaggagttgaagttaatatttcaagcaaatacccgagttgagagatatgaagtctccaacaagttctatagctaaaagatggaggagaatagctcaagcagtgagcatgtgctcagattgtctgggtactacaatcgcttgaatcaagtgggagttaatcttccagataaaatagtgattgacagaattctctagtcaccatcaccaagttagtagaacttcgtgatgaactatagtatgcaagggatgacgaaagtaattcccgagctcttcgtgatgctgaaatcgacgaaggtagaaatcaagaaaaacatcaagtgttgatggttgacgagaccactagtttcaagaaaagggcaaagggaagaaggggaacttcaagaagaacggcaagcaagttgctgctcaagtgaagaagcctaagtctggtcctaagcctgagactaagtgcttctactgcaaagggactggtcacttgaagcggaactaccccaactatttggtggataagaaggatggcaaagtgaacaaaggtatattggatatacatgttattgatgtgtactttactagtgtttatagcaacccctcggtatttgatactggttcagttgctaagagtagtaactcgaaacgggagttgcagaataaacagagactagtaaaaggcgaggtgacgatgtgtgttggaagtagttccaagattgatttgatcatcatcgcacactccctatactttcgggattagtgttgaaactaaataagtgttatttggtgtttgcgttgagcatgaatatgatttgatcatgtttgttgcaatacggttattcatctaaattagagaataattgttgttctatttacatgaataaaaccttctatggtcatacacccaataaaatggtttgttggatctcgatcgtagtgatacacatattcataataatgaagccaaaagatgcaaagttaataatgatagtgcaacttatttgtggcgctgccgtttaggtcatattggtgtaaaacgcatgaagaaactccatactgatgggattttggaatcacttgattacgaatcacttgatgcttgcgaaccgtgcctcatgggcaagatgactaaaacaccgttctccggaactatggagagagcaacagatttgttggaaatcatacatacagatgtatgtggtccgatgaatattgaggctcgtagcaggtatcattattttctgaccttcacagatgatttgagcagatatgggtatatctacttaatgaaacagaagtctgaaacatttgaaaagttcatataatttcagagtgaagcggaaaatcatcgtaacaagaaaataaagtttctatgatctgatcgtggagaagagtatttgagttacgagtttggccttcagttaaaacaatgtgaaatagtttcactactcacgccacctggagcaccacggtgtaatggtgtgtccgaacatcgtaactgtactttattagatatggtgcgatatatgatgtctcttaccgatctaccactatcgttttggggttatgcattagagacagctgcattcacgttaaatagggtaccatctaaatccgttgagacgacatcttatgaactgtggtttggcaagaaaccaaagttgtcatttcttaaaatttggggttgcgatgcttatgtgaaaaggcttcatcctgataagctcaaacccaaatcggagaaatgtgtcttcataggatacccaaaggagacagttgggtacaccttctatcacagatccgaaggcaagacattcgttgctaagtattgatcctttctagagaaggagtttctcttgaaagaagtgagtgggaggaaagtagaacttgatgaggtaattgtacctgctcccttattggaaagtagttcatcgccgaaaccagtttctgtgacgcctataccaatcagtgaggaagttaatgatgatgatcatggaacttcagatcaaattattactgaacctcgtaggtcaaccagagtaagatccgcaccagagtggtacggtaatcctgttctggaggttatgttactagaccatgatgaacctacgaactatgaagaagcgatggtgagcccagattccgcaaaatggcttgagaccatgaaatctgagatgagatccatgtatgagaacaaagtatggactttgattgacttgcccaatgatcggcgagccattgagattaaatggatcttcaagaggaagacggactctagtagtagtgttactatctacaaagctagaattgtcgcaaaaggttttcgacaagtttaaggtgttgactacgatgagagtttctcactcgtatctatgcttaagtctgtccgaatcatgttagcaattgccgcattttatgaaatctggcaaatggataaacaaaactgcattccttaatggatttattaaagaagagttgtatatgatgcaaccagaaggttttgtcaatcctaaaggtgctaacaaaatatgcaagctccagcgatccatctatggactggtgcaagcatcttggagttggaatatacgctttgataagttgatcaaaggatatagttttatacagacttgcggtgaagcctgtatttacaagaaagtgagtgggagcactacatcatttctgataagtatatgtgaatgacatattgttgatcggaaataatgtagaattattctgcaaagcataaaggagtgtttgaaagaagtttttcaaagaaagacctcggtgaagctgcttacatattgagcatcaagatctatagagatagatcaagacgcttgataagttttttcaatgagtacataccttaacaagattttgaagtggttcaaaatggaacagtcaaagaaagagtttcttgcctatgttacaaggtgtgaaattgagtaagactcaaagcccgaccacggcagaagatagaaaaagaatgaaagtcattccctatgcctcggccataggttctatgaagtatgccatgctgtgtaccagatctattgtataccctacactgattttggcaagggagtacaatagtgatctaggagtagatcactggacagcggtcaaaattatccttactggaataaggatatgtttcttgattatggaagtgacaaaaggttcgtcgtaaagggttacatcgatgcaagttttgacactaatctagatgactctaagtctcagtctagaaacatattgaaagtgggagcaattagctagagtagctccgtgcagagcattgtagacatagaaatttgcaaaatacttacggatctgaatgtgacagacccgttgactaaaattatctcacaagcaaaacatgatcacaccttagtactctttgggtgttaatcacatagcgatgtgaactagattattgactctagtaaaccctttgggtgttggtcacatgacgatgtgaactatgggtgttaatcacatagtgatgtgaactattgatcacacggcgatgtgaactagattattgactctagtgcaagtgggagactgaaggaaatatgccctagaggcaataataaagttattatttatttccttatatcatgataaatgtttattattcatgctagaattgtattaaccggaaacatgatacatgtgtgaatacatagacaaacatagtgtcactagtatggctctacttgactagcttgttgatcaaagatggttatgtttcctagccatagacatgagttgtcatttgattaacgggatcacatcattaggagaatgatgtgattgacttgacccattccgttagcttagcactcgatcgtttagtatgttgctattgctttcttcatgacttatacatgttcctatgactatgagattatgcaactcccgtttaccggaggaacactttgtgtgctaccaaatgtcacaacgtaactggatgattataaaggtgctctacaggtgcttccaaaggtacttgttgggttggcgtatttcgagattaggatttgtcactccgattgtcggagaggcatctctgggcccactcagtaatgcacatcactataagccttgcaagctttgtaactaatgagttagttgtgggatgatgtcttacggaacgagtaaagagacttgccggtaacgagattgaactaggtatcgagataccgacgatcgaatctcgggcaagtaacataccgatgacaaagggaacaacgtatgttgttatgcggtctgaccgataaagatattcgtagaatatgtgggagccaatatgagcatccaggttctgctattggttattgacctgagaggtgtttcggtcatgtctacatagttctcgaacccgtagggtccgcacgtttaacgttatgatgacggttatattatgagtttatgtgttttgatgtaccgaaggagttcggagtcccggatgagatcggggacatgacgaggagtctcaaaatgtccgagacataaagatcgatatattggactagggaaggggggcgcccccttccttctttctccttctcccttcccttctcctattccaacaaggaaaggaggagtcctactcccggtgggagtaggactcccccccttggcgcgccctcctccttggccggcggcctcccccttgctcctttatatatgggggcaggggggcaccccatagacacaacaattgatcctttggatctcttagccgtgtgcggtgccccctccaccatagtccacctcgataatatcgtagcggtgcttaggcgaagccctgcgtcggtagaacatcatcatcgtcaccacgccgtcgtgctgacaaaactctccctcaacactcggctggatcggagctcgagggacatcatcgggctgaacgtgtgctgaactcggaggtgccgtgcgttcggtacttgatcggtcggatcttgaagacgtacgactacatcaaccgcgttgtgctaacgcttccgctttcggtctacgaggatacgtggacacactctcccctctcattgctatgcatcaccatgatcttgcgtgtgcgtaggaaatttttgaaattactacgttccccaacagtgggccccctggccaggctccggtgcccatcttatgCTATATGAAGTGTTTTGAGCTAAAAAAAAATCAATAGAAGGTTTTCTGGACGaagcgccgctgtctcgaggcagaacctgggcagaaccaatctagggctcagGCGGAGCGAttttgccggggaaacttccctccgggagggggaaatcgaagccgtCGTCATCACCCACGATCTTCTCATCATGGGAggatcaatcttcatcaacatcatcaacatcaccatctcatatcaaacctagttcatctcttgtattcaatctttgcctcaaaacctcagattggtacctgtaggttgctagtagtgttgattactcattgtagttgatgctagttggtttatttggtggaaggtcatattttcagatccttaatgatatttattACCCCTCTGATAttgaacatgaacatgctttgtgagtagttacttttgttcctaaggacatgggagaagtcttgttataagtaatcatgtgaatttggtattcgttcgatattttgatgagatgtatgttgtctttcctctagtggtgttatgtgaacgtatagtacatgacacttcaccatgatttgggcctaggggaaggcattgggaagtagcaagtagatgatgggttgctagagtgaagaagtttaaaccctagtatatgtgttgcttcgtaaggggtttATTTGGATCGACAtgcttaatgctatggttagatttattttaattcttctttcatagttgtggatgcttgcgaaaGGGGTTAatataagtgggaggcttgtccaagtaaggacagcacgcAAGCActagtccacccacatatcaaattatcaaagtagcgaacgcgaatcatatgagcatgatgaaaactaacttgacgataattcccatgtgtcctcgggagcgctttacttcatataagagtttgtccaggcttgtcatgcgctataaaaaggattgggccaccttgtttcacctttgttacacttgttacttgttacccgttacgaattaccttgcCACCAAACTATCCattaccgataattttagtgcccgcaataccttgctgaaaaccgcttgtcatttccttctgctccttgttgggttcgacgctctcacttatcgaaaggactatgattgatcccctatacttgtggatcatCATTGAGCCGCTTAACGGTCTCGAAGTCCTTACCCACTAGATTGCAATGGGCACTGCTCTTCCAGTCCCTGAATATCTTTGGCCATTTTGACATGGCATAATGTTTGGATAACTTCTTGACGTCAGACAAAAAATCATAACTATGGTTTAATGCCAGTAGTAGATTCTCCTTGTGTTCGACCAAATCCTTGCCATCGATTGGGACGGTATTTCGCAAGATGCAACCTAGCATTTTCCTATACCTTTTTTATGCATCCTCTAGGGTGGCGGGCTAGCCTTTCTGGCCAACTATGGTGATTCTAATTATACCTTCGTGAAGATTGTTTGGATCCCTTGCCTTTTGGTTCCTCTTGTTTGTGGTGACCATGCTGGATGAAGTCCCGTCGGTGTGGCTTGTATCCCCTAGCCTGGTGGTCGGTTCATCTTGTTGGTCGTTGCCCATCTCGACGTCAGGGACGCCCATCTCGACGTCAGGGTTGGTGTACTGAGGTTCCTTCTGAGATGATGTTCTAGCGTCGGGGTCCATTTTTCCAACTGAAATATTGAAACAAAGAGTTATGATTGAACATAGAAAGAAAATGGTGACTGAAAATTTTGGCATGACATTTGCTAAAAGTAGGGCATATTGAGTACTAGAAATTTGACGGAACGGAAACAAATCGATGTTTCGTAAAAACATTGGCACTCATATTAAGTCCTACAAATCAAACACAACCATCTGGTTGTACATCGAAAGACACCAGCCCATGCACATGTTTGTACATGTACATCTAAGAACATCTAAGATCTAACTCCTTTGTGTGGCATTTCATCGACCACTTTACAATCATCTACAATGGTGGGACATATGGATGTGAAATCTAGTGAAATTATACCTTGAGAACAAATGTGAATaagaaacttgcgacgccgaCGACGGTGTTGACAAACGGCCGGGTTCGTTTCGACGGTCGCGAGGTTGTAAAGGTACCTACGCACGG
This sequence is a window from Aegilops tauschii subsp. strangulata cultivar AL8/78 chromosome 7, Aet v6.0, whole genome shotgun sequence. Protein-coding genes within it:
- the LOC109782708 gene encoding uncharacterized protein, which gives rise to MTSPSSFKDKFYEKVINPYLPEVMRHPQTIEMREGVLHIWDVKGPKKTGSVETRLEAMEQEIFRCQGMVEHGLNANNSMITKFTCDHKLDNKNIGEAIFKLHKRIGQLQAQIYDLCVLPKL